In one Nomascus leucogenys isolate Asia chromosome 13, Asia_NLE_v1, whole genome shotgun sequence genomic region, the following are encoded:
- the BPIFB1 gene encoding BPI fold-containing family B member 1, whose amino-acid sequence MAGPLTFTLLCGLLAATLIQATLSPTAVLILGPKVIKEKLTQELKDHNTTSILQQLPLLSAMREEPARGIPVLGSLVNTVLKHIIWLKVTTANILQLQVKPSANDQELLVKIPLDMVAGFNTPLVKTIVEFHMETEAQAIVRMNTSASDPTRLVLSDCATSHGSLRIQLLNKLSFMVNILANQVMNLLVPALPNLVKNQLCPVIEASFNGVYADLLQLVKVPISLSLDRLEFDLLYPAIKGDTIQLYLGAKLLDSQGKVTKWFNNSAASLTMPTLDNIPFSLIVSQDVVKAAVAATLPPEEFMVLLDSVLPEIAHRLKSSIGLINEKAADKLRSTQIVKILTQDTPEFFIDQGRAKVAQLIVLEVFPSSEALRPLFTLGIEASSEAQFYTKGDQLILNLNNISSDRIQLMNSGIGWFQPDVLKNIINEIILSVLLPNENGKLRSGVPVSMVKALGFEAAESSLTKDALVLTPASLRKPTSPVSQ is encoded by the exons ATGGCCGGCCCGTTGACCTTCACCCTTCTCTGTGGTTTGCTGGCAGCCACCTTGATCCAAGCCACCCTCAGTCCCACTGCAGTTCTCATCCTCGGCCCAAAAGTCATCAAAGAAA AGCTCACACAGGAGCTGAAGGACCACAACACCACCAGCATCCTGCAGCAACTGCCGCTGCTCAGTGCCATGCGAGAAGAGCCAGCCAGAGGCATCCCTGTGCTGGGCAGCCTGGTGAACACCGTCCTGAAGCACATCATCTG GCTGAAGGTCACCACAGCTAACATCCTCCAGCTGCAGGTGAAGCCCTCGGCCAATGACCAGGAGCTGCTAGTCAAGATCCCCCTGGACATGGTGGCCGGATTCAACAC GCCCCTGGTCAAGACCATCGTGGAGTTCCACATGGAGACTGAGGCCCAAGCCATCGTCCGCATGAACACCAGTGCAAGTGACCCCACCCGCCTGGTCCTCAGTGACTGTGCCACCAGCCATGGGAGCCTGCGCATCCAACTGCTAAATAA GCTCTCCTTCATGGTGAACATCTTAGCTAATCAGGTCATGAACCTCCTAGTGCCAGCCCTGCCCAATCTAGTGAAAAACCAG CTGTGTCCCGTGATCGAGGCTTCCTTCAATGGCGTGTATGCAGACCTCCTGCAGCTGGTGAAGG TGCCCATTTCCCTCAGCCTTGACCGTCTGGAGTTTGACCTTCTGTATCCTGCCATCAAGGGCGACACCATTCAGCTCTACCTGGGG GCCAAGTTGTTGGACTCACAGGGAAAGGTGACCAAATGGTTCAATAACTCTGCAGCTTCGCTGACAATGCCCACCCTGGACAACATCCCGTTCAGCCTCATCGTGAGTCAGGACGTGGTGAAAGCTGCAGTGGCTGCTACACTCCCTCCAGAAGAATTCATGGTCCTGTTGGACTCTGTG cttcctgagattGCCCATCGGCTGAAGTCAAGCATCGGGCTGATCAATGAAAAG GCTGCAGATAAGCTGAGGTCTACCCAGATCGTGAAGATCCTAACTCAGGACACTCCCGAGTTTTTTATAGACCAAGGCCGTGCCAAGGTGGCCCAACTGATCGTGCTGGAAGTATTTCCCTCCAGTGAAGCCCTCCGCCCTTTGTTCACCCTGGGCATC GAAGCCAGCTCGGAAGCTCAGTTTTACACCAAAGGTGACCAACTTATACTCAACTTGAATAACATCAG CTCTGATCGGATCCAGCTGATGAACTCCGGGATTGGCTGGTTCCAA CCTGATGTTCTGAAAAACATCATCAATGAGATCATCCTCTCCGTCCTGCTGCCAAACGAGAATG